From the Carboxydocella sporoproducens DSM 16521 genome, one window contains:
- a CDS encoding Mini-ribonuclease 3 has product MELPSSLVLAYLGDAVYELLVRRYLVKEKGLAKVNWLHKAAVDFVKAEAQSRFLRGLDPLLTEEEKAIVRRGRNTSSQPPRHVDVVAYRHATALECLFGYLHLKGEEERIEELFREIVRLAEEDL; this is encoded by the coding sequence ATGGAGCTGCCATCATCACTGGTTTTAGCCTATCTTGGGGATGCTGTTTACGAATTACTGGTACGACGGTATCTGGTAAAAGAAAAGGGCCTGGCTAAGGTGAATTGGCTGCATAAAGCAGCGGTAGATTTTGTGAAAGCGGAAGCCCAGTCCCGCTTTTTGCGCGGGCTGGACCCTCTCTTGACCGAGGAGGAAAAAGCTATTGTCCGGCGTGGTCGGAATACCAGTTCTCAGCCACCCCGCCATGTGGATGTGGTGGCTTATCGTCATGCTACAGCTCTGGAGTGTTTGTTTGGCTATTTACATCTAAAAGGTGAAGAAGAACGGATAGAGGAGCTTTTCCGTGAGATCGTACGCCTGGCTGAGGAGGATTTATAA
- the cysE gene encoding serine O-acetyltransferase, which translates to MFFQQLKRDIEAVFERDPAAKSVWEVILCYPGFHAIQFHRVAHWLYKKNWVVLARFISQLSRFLTGIEIHPGAKIGQGLFIDHGMGVVIGETAEIGDNVTIYQGVTLGGTGKEKGKRHPTIGNNVVISAGAKVLGSFTVGDNSKIGAGAVVVKPVPPNCTVVGVPGRVVIREGQRVDDLLHDQIPDPVAEMLQCLQRKIEMLENRIAQLEGREQGRDHQNL; encoded by the coding sequence GTGTTCTTTCAACAGTTGAAGCGCGACATTGAAGCAGTATTCGAACGGGATCCGGCAGCAAAATCTGTGTGGGAGGTTATCCTCTGTTATCCCGGATTCCATGCCATTCAGTTTCACCGGGTTGCCCACTGGCTGTATAAGAAAAACTGGGTGGTACTGGCCCGCTTTATCTCCCAGCTTTCCCGTTTTCTTACCGGGATTGAGATCCATCCAGGGGCCAAAATCGGCCAGGGATTGTTTATCGACCATGGTATGGGGGTAGTGATTGGTGAGACAGCGGAAATAGGCGATAATGTTACCATATATCAAGGGGTAACCTTGGGTGGCACCGGTAAGGAAAAAGGCAAGCGTCACCCCACCATTGGCAATAATGTGGTAATCAGCGCTGGGGCCAAAGTGCTGGGTTCCTTTACTGTCGGTGATAATTCCAAAATCGGGGCAGGAGCAGTAGTAGTGAAACCTGTACCGCCTAACTGTACAGTAGTCGGGGTCCCAGGACGGGTAGTAATCCGGGAAGGACAACGGGTGGATGACTTGCTCCATGACCAGATTCCTGACCCGGTAGCGGAAATGTTGCAATGCTTGCAGCGCAAGATTGAGATGCTGGAAAACAGGATTGCGCAGCTGGAAGGGAGAGAACAAGGTCGTGACCATCAAAATCTATAA
- the thyX gene encoding FAD-dependent thymidylate synthase, producing the protein MPQAEMKVYLLRYTPVPEEIIALAAKLCYSAADMTELAQGIAERDQQPFLQKLMELEHLSPIEHAVFTFGVEGVSRALLAQITRHRIASFSVKSQRYVGEADFCYIIPPRIQELGPEAVAEFERQMAQINQWYRYWQERLGGNKEASNEDARFVLPNAAETKFVVTMNARELLHFFSLRCCNRAQWEIRALAERMLALVKEVAPVLFAQAGPGCLRGPCPEGAMTCGQAARVRASYLGKGGMQQLQKTRL; encoded by the coding sequence ATGCCGCAAGCGGAAATGAAAGTTTATCTGTTGCGTTACACCCCTGTACCGGAAGAAATTATTGCTCTGGCGGCTAAGTTATGTTATTCGGCTGCGGATATGACTGAACTGGCCCAGGGGATTGCAGAAAGGGATCAGCAGCCTTTTCTGCAAAAACTTATGGAGCTTGAACATTTATCTCCGATTGAGCATGCAGTGTTCACCTTTGGAGTAGAAGGAGTATCCCGGGCGCTACTGGCTCAGATTACCCGACATCGTATTGCCAGCTTTTCTGTTAAATCCCAGCGTTATGTGGGAGAGGCGGATTTTTGCTACATTATTCCTCCTCGCATTCAGGAACTGGGGCCGGAGGCAGTAGCGGAATTTGAGCGGCAGATGGCCCAGATCAACCAGTGGTACAGATACTGGCAGGAAAGGCTGGGAGGTAACAAGGAAGCCAGCAATGAGGATGCCCGCTTTGTCCTGCCCAATGCGGCAGAGACCAAGTTTGTGGTGACCATGAATGCGCGGGAATTATTGCATTTCTTTAGTTTGCGTTGTTGCAATCGGGCCCAGTGGGAGATCCGTGCTTTGGCAGAGCGCATGCTGGCTCTGGTCAAAGAGGTAGCCCCGGTCTTATTTGCCCAGGCTGGGCCTGGTTGTTTAAGGGGGCCTTGTCCGGAAGGGGCTATGACCTGTGGTCAGGCGGCCCGGGTTCGGGCTAGCTATCTGGGCAAAGGAGGTATGCAGCAGCTTCAGAAAACTAGACTATAA
- the cysS gene encoding cysteine--tRNA ligase translates to MTIKIYNTMTRQKEDFQPRSPGKVRMYVCGPTTYNFIHLGNARPLIVFDAVRRYLEYRGYEVIFVQNFTDIDDKIIKRAQETGEDALQLSARYINEFFKDAQALGVKPATHHPKVTEHIPEIIEMIAGLIEKGFAYEVDGDVYYAVEKFASYGKLSGRSLEDMQAGARVEVDERKRHPMDFALWKKAKPGEPSWPSPWGEGRPGWHIECSVMSLKYLGAEFDIHGGGFDLIFPHHENEIAQSEAYLGQPFARYWMHNGFITVKEEKMSKSLGNFFTVREILQHFSGQVVRFFMLSSHYRNPLDYSPEKLEEAKKGLERLSNALANGQEYSNGVNGIMSEEAAAAREEFIQAMDDDFNTALALSVLFELARQINAGVAAGEEKEKIAGLTGVLAELAQVLGLELKAGEKAEADAGLLKELVDFLLLLRQEARARKDWTTADAIRNKLGDLGIIVEDTPNGPRWKRK, encoded by the coding sequence GTGACCATCAAAATCTATAATACCATGACCAGACAGAAAGAGGATTTTCAACCCCGGTCACCGGGGAAGGTACGTATGTATGTTTGCGGACCTACCACTTATAATTTTATCCATCTGGGTAATGCCCGGCCTTTGATAGTCTTTGATGCGGTGCGTCGCTATCTGGAATATCGGGGCTATGAAGTAATATTTGTACAGAACTTTACTGATATCGATGACAAAATCATTAAAAGGGCCCAGGAAACAGGGGAGGATGCCCTGCAGCTTTCTGCTCGTTATATCAATGAATTTTTTAAAGATGCCCAGGCACTAGGAGTCAAGCCTGCTACCCATCATCCCAAAGTAACGGAGCACATTCCGGAAATCATTGAAATGATTGCCGGGTTGATTGAAAAAGGCTTTGCCTATGAGGTAGATGGGGATGTATATTATGCTGTTGAAAAGTTTGCCTCCTATGGTAAACTTTCCGGCCGCAGCCTGGAGGATATGCAGGCAGGGGCCAGGGTAGAGGTGGATGAGCGCAAGCGCCACCCCATGGATTTTGCTCTCTGGAAAAAAGCCAAACCGGGAGAACCTTCCTGGCCCAGTCCCTGGGGTGAGGGAAGGCCGGGCTGGCATATTGAATGCTCGGTGATGTCCTTGAAATATCTGGGAGCAGAGTTCGATATTCATGGCGGTGGTTTTGACCTGATCTTCCCCCATCATGAAAATGAGATTGCTCAGTCCGAGGCTTATCTGGGACAGCCTTTTGCTCGTTACTGGATGCATAATGGTTTTATTACTGTAAAGGAAGAAAAAATGTCCAAATCTCTGGGCAATTTCTTTACTGTCCGGGAGATATTACAGCATTTTTCCGGCCAGGTCGTCCGTTTCTTCATGCTTTCCAGCCACTACCGCAACCCGTTGGATTACAGTCCGGAAAAACTGGAAGAAGCAAAAAAGGGCCTGGAGCGCTTGAGCAATGCCCTGGCTAATGGGCAGGAATACAGTAATGGTGTGAATGGGATAATGTCTGAGGAAGCTGCTGCGGCCAGGGAAGAATTTATCCAGGCAATGGATGATGATTTTAATACCGCTCTGGCTTTGAGTGTGCTCTTTGAACTGGCCCGGCAGATCAATGCCGGGGTTGCGGCCGGGGAAGAAAAGGAGAAAATCGCCGGCCTTACCGGGGTGCTGGCTGAACTGGCCCAGGTACTGGGACTGGAATTGAAGGCAGGGGAAAAAGCTGAGGCGGATGCCGGTCTCTTGAAGGAGCTGGTGGACTTCCTGTTGTTATTGCGTCAGGAGGCCCGGGCCCGCAAAGACTGGACTACCGCGGATGCTATTCGCAACAAACTAGGGGATCTGGGGATTATTGTTGAAGATACTCCCAACGGTCCGCGCTGGAAGAGGAAATGA